One Silene latifolia isolate original U9 population chromosome 4, ASM4854445v1, whole genome shotgun sequence DNA segment encodes these proteins:
- the LOC141653544 gene encoding putative pentatricopeptide repeat-containing protein At5g47460 codes for MQFHRGLFLPLSRRTFRISPNSAPKFHTNVPSTSIWDNKPDGLTLVQTLRACINNGDVLLGEQLHCYILRSGFASDVHVGTALVSFYAKVVCIDDAQKLFDEIPQLNVVSWNALISGYVRSGNLRKALSIFTELTRSELRGDAYSFTSALAVCGQLRLLRLGMSIHSKVITTTLESSVVMANCLIDMYGKCSSVECSIRVFDRMLDKDVISWNSVISACTRNRRRDLAFDYFNQMPCPETVTYNELITGVSRFGHIEDAIKILRSMPKPSSSSWNAILSAYVVRNSQEEALNFFVEMHGKRVIMDEFTFGSILSGIASISASRWGMIVHCCTIKCGLVASTFIGSALVDMYSKCGQSRDAETLFHSLPQKNIITWNALISGLAHNGESAKVVHYFEELKKAKGLKPDEITFMNVLASCSHNQLPLNKAYEYLKSMINDHGIKPLPQHLTSMIRLMGYHGELGKAKTMIDKLGLGSYASVWRALLGACATYGDLELAKVAAAKLSQLESHDDFGYVALSNINKLREKWMDATAMWDLMKDKGVSKGAGFSWVEGRKPLQ; via the coding sequence ATGCAATTCCATAGAGGTCTCTTCCTTCCACTTTCTCGACGGACGTTCCGAATTTCACCAAACTCTGCTCCTAAATTTCATACCAATGTACCTTCAACAAGCATATGGGACAATAAACCCGACGGGCTTACATTAGTGCAAACTCTACGAGCTTGTATTAACAATGGCGATGTTTTGCTTGGGGAACAACTACATTGCTATATTTTGCGAAGTGGGTTTGCTTCCGATGTGCACGTTGGTACTGCTTTGGTGAGTTTTTATGCCAAAGTTGTATGTATAGATGATGCACAGAAGCTGTTTGATGAAATACCTCAATTAAATGTTGTGTCGTGGAATGCCTTGATTTCCGGCTACGTGCGTTCTGGGAACTTGCGGAAAGCTCTGTCCATTTTCACTGAGCTGACCAGGTCAGAACTTCGGGGTGATGCGTACTCGTTTACTTCAGCGCTGGCTGTATGCGGGCAGTTGCGTTTGCTGCGTTTAGGCATGTCAATACACTCAAAAGTTATCACAACAACGCTTGAATCAAGCGTTGTTATGGCGAATTGTTTGATTGATATGTATGGGAAGTGTAGTTCAGTTGAGTGTTCTATCAGGGTGTTTGATAGGATGCTAGACAAGGACGTTATTTCTTGGAATTCGGTCATCTCAGCTTGTACTAGAAATCGTCGACGTGACCTTGCATTTGATTATTTCAATCAGATGCCTTGCCCTGAAACTGTCACATATAATGAATTGATTACTGGTGTCTCACGGTTTGGTCACATAGAGGATGCTATAAAGATTTTGAGGAGCATGCCGAAGCCAAGTTCATCGTCGTGGAATGCCATATTATCAGCTTATGTGGTACGGAACAGTCAAGAAGAAGCTCtaaatttttttgttgaaatgcATGGAAAGAGGGTCATCATGGATGAATTCACATTCGGAAGCATTTTAAGTGGAATTGCATCTATATCTGCTTCGAGATGGGGTATGATAGTCCACTGTTGCACCATTAAATGTGGTCTAGTCGCATCCACGTTCATTGGTAGCGCGCTCGTTGACATGTATTCAAAATGTGGGCAGAGTAGAGATGCTGAAACTCTGTTTCACAGTTTGCCTCAGAAGAATATTATCACTTGGAACGCTTTGATTTCAGGTCTTGCTCATAATGGGGAGTCGGCCAAGGTGGTGCATTATTTCGAGGAGCTAAAAAAAGCCAAGGGGTTGAAACCCGATGAAATTACATTCATGAATGTCTTGGCATCTTGCTCCCATAACCAACTGCCATTAAATAAAGCTTATGAATATTTGAAGTCCATGATCAATGATCATGGGATCAAACCATTGCCTCAGCATTTGACTTCTATGATCAGACTTATGGGATATCATGGGGAATTGGGCAAGGCAAAGACGATGATCGATAAACTGGGGCTTGGGTCATATGCATCAGTTTGGAGGGCGTTACTTGGCGCATGCGCAACTTATGGAGACTTGGAGCTTGCAAAGGTTGCAGCAGCAAAATTGTCCCAACTCGAGAGCCATGATGATTTTGGGTACGTAGCTTTGTCTAACATTAACAAACTTAGGGAAAAATGGATGGACGCAACAGCAATGTGGGACTTGATGAAAGACAAAGGAGTCTCGAAAGGAGCTGGATTTAGTTGGGTCGAGGGACGAAAACCCCTACAATGA